In a genomic window of Gigantopelta aegis isolate Gae_Host chromosome 9, Gae_host_genome, whole genome shotgun sequence:
- the LOC121381046 gene encoding uncharacterized protein LOC121381046 has product MPRRGKRKSTLNGRKPKLHFTESPVQIENNPVSPVLGADNPVTAKSIPLEDCSNISWISPNFKEIRSKFHLGGCRRNLRLRKTSCTTTQRHRTSKTRSGHQCSDQVNNTTGRRTQNNRCKYKPLIFLQDSNEEELESELHSISVHNSPEAEKTLLQGSENFQDNNANFHTPVFSKKQTSAISNDFNATIQDCGTEHLPCLCQSPETKNRHSWAQKQCATLCPVHQPLNNSRCIIKTSSIKNHQCSGILNSFSQKLNGSDSGTSVSPGNENLRRSRRLREKYLEAIKLIQCPSPKGSGGNVKVLVEDTPESEYHIRLKRRQLRKLVMPL; this is encoded by the exons ATGCCACGAAGAGGAAAAAGGAAGTCTACTTTAAATGGTAGAAAGCCCAAACTGCACTTCACAGAGAGCCCAGTGCAAATCGAAAATAACCCTGTGTCTCCTGTACTTGGGGCTGACAATCCAGTGACGGCTAAATCTATTCCGCTAGAGGACTGCAGTAACATATCATGG ATATCGCCCAATTTCAAAGAAATCAGAAGCAAATTCCATTTGGGTGGATGTCGGAGAAATTTGAGATTGCGAAAGACTAGCTGTACAACGACACAGCGACACAGAACTTCAAAAACAAGATCAGGGCACCAGTGTAGTGACCAAGTGAATAATACAACAGGAAGAAGAACGCAGAATAACAGATGCAAATATAAACCACTGATTTTTCTTCAAGATTCAAACGAAGAAGAACTGGAATCTGAACTCCACAGTATTTCAGTTCACAACAGTCCTGAAGCGGAGAAAACACTGTTGCAAGGAAGTGAAAACTTTCAGGATAATAATGCCAACTTCCACACACCTGTTTTCagtaaaaaacaaacttcagctaTTTCCAATGATTTTAATGCCACCATACAGGATTGTGGTACAGAGCATCTCCCTTGCTTGTGTCAGTCTCCGGAAACTAAAAACAGACATTCCTGGGCTCAGAAACAATGTGCAACCCTATGTCCTGTACATCAGCCATTAAACAACAGTAGATGCATAATAAAGACATCATCTATAAAGAACCATCAGTGTTCAGGGATCTTGAATTCTTTTTCACAGAAATTAAACGGTTCAGATTCAGGTACATCTGTTTCACCAGGCAATGAAAACTTGAGAAGGTCTCGACGTTTAAGAGAGAAATATCTCGAGGCTATTAAATTGATCCAGTGTCCATCTCCAAAAGGCAGTGGTGGGAATGTGAAGGTTTTGGTTGAAGATACGCCAGAGAGTGAATATCACATCAGATTGAAGAGAAGACAACTCCGGAAACTCGTAATGCcattatga